The sequence GAGCACATTCAGCTTCTCGGAGACGATGCCGGCGATGGAATTGGCGGCGCCGTTCAGCACCTGCGCGTCGTCGCGGTGGCCGTCGGGCATCACATAGCGGAACAGCACCCGGCCCTCATCCTCCAGCTTCTTCAGCGTGGTGGCATCGGCGGTGTAGTTGCCCTCGCCATGGGCGACCGGGAACCGCACGATGGCGCCGCGCGCATAGCGGCGCGTGAAGGGGGTGTCGTTGCGCTCCACCTTCAGCAGCGCCTCGCGGCAGATGAAGCGCAGCCGGGCGTTGCGGACCAGCACGCCGGGCAGCAGCCCGCTCTCGCACAGGATCTGGAAGCCGTTGCAGATGCCGAGCACCAGCCCGCCGCGGGCGGCATGGGCGCGCACCGCGTCCATGATGGCGGCGCGGGCGGCAATGGCGCCGCAGCGCAGATAGTCGCCATAGGAGAAGCCGCCCGGCAGCACGACGAGGTCCGTGCCGGCGGGCAGGGCGGTGTCGGCATGCCAGACCATGGCCGGCTTGACGCCCGAGACCAGTTCGAGCGCGCGCGCGACATCGCCCTCGCGATTGGAGCCGGGGAAAACGAGGACGGCGGCTTTCATCGTCGTCAGCCCACCAGCTCGATGCGGTAGGATTCGATCACCGTATTGGCGAGCAGCTTCTCGCAGGCGTCCTTCAGCGTCGCCTCGGCCTTGGCGGCATCGCTGGTGTCCAGCTCGATATCGAAGACCTTGCCCTGGCGGACGCTGGAGACGCCGGGAACGCCGAGCGAGCGCAGGGCGCCCTCGATGGCCTTGCCCTGCGGGTCGAGCACGGCGGATTTCAGGGTGACGAGGACGCGCGCCTTCATGGATCACTCTCGGGGAGGTTCGTGCGACAGAAGCACCGAAAACAGAAACGGGGGCTTTGAG comes from Ancylobacter polymorphus and encodes:
- the purQ gene encoding phosphoribosylformylglycinamidine synthase subunit PurQ, yielding MKAAVLVFPGSNREGDVARALELVSGVKPAMVWHADTALPAGTDLVVLPGGFSYGDYLRCGAIAARAAIMDAVRAHAARGGLVLGICNGFQILCESGLLPGVLVRNARLRFICREALLKVERNDTPFTRRYARGAIVRFPVAHGEGNYTADATTLKKLEDEGRVLFRYVMPDGHRDDAQVLNGAANSIAGIVSEKLNVLGLMPHPENHVDPQVGPTDGRALFESLVGVLEKA
- the purS gene encoding phosphoribosylformylglycinamidine synthase subunit PurS; the encoded protein is MKARVLVTLKSAVLDPQGKAIEGALRSLGVPGVSSVRQGKVFDIELDTSDAAKAEATLKDACEKLLANTVIESYRIELVG